Genomic DNA from Etheostoma cragini isolate CJK2018 chromosome 7, CSU_Ecrag_1.0, whole genome shotgun sequence:
GTGTTTTCATGTCATTTTGTTGTGATGTGTGCGTTTTTGTGCTTTATTGTGTTCCACCTCAGCAGCTCCACAGTCTCAGCCTGCGTGGAGAGAAGAACCTACAGGCAAGCTTCTCCTCTTGGGTCAGCTGGCTCCAGGGTCCTTTCTCCTTCTGTTTCAGGCTCTTGTCAGCAGCAGTCAGGACAGCAGTGTAGGGTTTGTCAGGCAGAGGGGTGTCCAGACGGTCCACATACATTGGctgagacatgtccactgtctGTGCCACCTCTGGatggacagagacaggaagggTCACTTTTGGAACCAACAGTGTACAGTCaagagaacattttaaaacccTGGTTCAGAAAATGGTAACATATGTCCTACACTTGTAACACAATAGCCCCAAGGATCATGTGTCTATGATGGTACAGCGGCGCCATCTGCTGGTTTGAGACTTCAGACTGAGGCCTCTTGTTCTGGTACATCAGGCTTCTGAACAATGGGGGAAAGTTACATGTAGTGAGAATACTGAGTGAgtgaatgactgactgacttatccaaattggtttatttaaatgtggtttCATGCAGCTTTACCTCATGCTGTTAACCTTTGCTGTATTTAGACCTGTGTTTAAGCTGTTTGAAAGAATAACACCAAAATCTGTGACCCCcatctcatttttttaatcaaaatttagttttacatacccagggctcagttcacacctatcaccatttctagccactgggcgACCATAGACAGGCTAGGTCCAcccatgttaatgttaaataaaaactcatatattcatgccatgggacctttaagatctTCTTTGtgacataaatacaaaataattttcatttactttgAGCTACCTGAGCTTTATTTTGGTACATGTGCCTGATTTTACCATGtctgtaaagtaaaagtaatctACTTCTACAAGAACGATAGTGTAAGCCATcaaattataatattaaatataatattcaaaatattgTTAAACTCTCTCTGACTAGCAATACTATAGTCATTTCCcgtttgtttgtagtttttcaccTTCCAGAAAACAGACTACAGTTCCAGTGAGACCATTTTCAGGAACCGATAATCATTTTGGATGAAACTCAAAGGAGCTAACTGGGGGCAGCATGCCTTTCACTCCTCTTCTTtactgctttaaaaatgttgttttattaaaagatgTTAATCTGTTTATCGCACTCCTAAAGTCCCACAGTATTTGGCTAAATTATGACGAAAGATGGTCTGATGAAAAACTCATTTGAtatgattttaaatgtgtagggttagctagctagctagctagctgtctgaatctGGGTCATGTTACCGTGACTCGCCATCCTCGCGCTGTTGGTAGTCAAGGCCACTGTTGCACGTGTAGCAACCAGGTTTCGCACGCGCCCTGCAGTCAGACGGAGCATCTGAAAACAGGTCggtaaaaggaaagaaataagtTTTTTACGTattcaaacaacacaagcaattgtttttaaagtccTGCCGCATTACCATCTTAGAAAGTAACAACATATTGGTTTGATAAACAAGACTAGTGGTGCAccctgacaaaaataaatacgtTTGGCTATTTCAACTTTCCAAGCTCGGCTGAAGAAAATAACACGCGCTGCTTAAAGTCAAATGCTTCAAAAGTTTGTTTAAGAGTGATAAAAGAGGGTGACCTACTTTAAGATGAGCACGACTACTTAGGCCTAGGTAGCAGGTCTATAGatttacaaatacacaaaaataactgttttcttaatttttcatcaatttctttgttacttatttttagtttttcagtcGATTAAGTTATTAACTTCACCTGCTGCACTTGGTGCGGCTGACACTAATGTTGCCTTCATGTGCTGTCGGAAATAAAATTAGTTAAAGGCGTTGGCTTGTAGGCCTACATTCTCCCATGACATGGACCCTTTGGGAGTTGTTATCAAGGCTAACATGTACAATTTAGGGAGCCTGTTTTAAGGGCAAAACCCCCCACCATCCCAAAAGAAGGAATAAGTGCTGAATTCTAGTTATTCATTTGTCTGATGCTTTTGTCTTGATTGTTTTCAGTTTCCTTGACTCATAGTTTTGTTTATGTGCAGCAAATTGCTTTGTGGACAGAAAAATACCAAGCCCAATATTATTTTAGCTGCAAAGTAAACTGTATTGTAATCAGGACAAAAGAACTGAAAAGCACAACAACAAGCTCCATTTATGACGCTCAGAAGAGCACTTAAGGCAGCAAT
This window encodes:
- the LOC117948224 gene encoding cytochrome c oxidase subunit 4 isoform 2, mitochondrial, with amino-acid sequence MTTMLRLTAGRVRNLVATRATVALTTNSARMASHEVAQTVDMSQPMYVDRLDTPLPDKPYTAVLTAADKSLKQKEKGPWSQLTQEEKLACRFFSPRRLRLWSYLLGVAEFAVTSAAVLAADLHNACMCLHMDYTSESIEVLHMSLFPVYPARPRTFDEEWQAKQLQRMLDMRINPVEGFSAKWDYEKGQWK